Proteins from a genomic interval of Fundulus heteroclitus isolate FHET01 unplaced genomic scaffold, MU-UCD_Fhet_4.1 scaffold_585, whole genome shotgun sequence:
- the LOC118561242 gene encoding zinc finger BED domain-containing protein 4-like — MLQCVVDEMAGGGTDQQEEAAGADDPSQEDVNPPSKKARNESLQDMYQEILAENDVQQAATGVTASQVQTYLAEITILKTACPLMYWNSNRTRFPALARVARKYLTAPCTSVDSERLFSAVSHVIDEKRNRIHCDNAEILIFIQKNLPLLH; from the exons ATGCTGCAGTGTGTTGTGGATGAAATGGCTGGTGGGGGAACTGATCAACAGGAAGAGGCTGCTGGTGCAGATGACCCAAGCCAGGAGGATGTGAACCCACCATCAAAGAAGGCCCGAAATGAGAGTCTGCAGGACATGTACCAAGAAATCCTCGCAGAGAATGATGTACAGCAAGCTGCAACAGGTGTAACTGCTTCACAG gtGCAGACATATTTGGCAGAGATCACCATCCTCAAGACAGCATGCCCCTTGATGTACTGGAATTCCAACCGAACCCGCTTCCCTGCTCTGGCCCGTGTTGCACGCAAGTACCTAACTGCGCCCTGCACAAGTGTAGACAGCGAGCGGCTGTTTAGTGCTGTTTCTCATGTCATTGATGAGAAGAGGAATCGTATACATTGTGACAATGCTGAGATACTAATTTTCATCCAGAAAAATCTTCCTCTCCTACATTAG